In the genome of Sphingomonas sp. LR60, the window TCGTCACCCCGCCGGACGGCGTGCCGACGCTGATCGTTCCCGAGGAGGCGCGCGGCAATGCCCGCGTGTGGCGGTGGATCGAGGCACATCTCGCCGGCAACGGGCCGATCTGGCGCGTCGAGGTGGTCGATGTACGCGACTCGATGGCGAATGGCGGTGGCCCCGCGTGCCTCCGGCTGCGCGTCGCCTGCGATCCGGCGACCGTCGACCCGCGGTTCCTCGTCGACGATCAGCGGCTCGACCGGATTGCGGCGGTGATCGACCGGCACTGGCCCGAAGCGATCGCACCGGACGATCTCGGCGACCCTGCGCTGCTGGAGCAGATAGCGACCGCCCGCGCCGCGCTGGTCGAGGAACTGAGCCTCACGGAGCTGCGCGCATGACGGCGAGGTGGCAGCGTTGGTGGCGCGGGTTCGCGCGACTGTTCGTCGTCAAGACGAAGTTCGAGGCATTCATGCTGATCTACGCGATCGCGACTGGCGCGGTCGAACGCGGGATGACCTATCTGCATCGTTTTCCCGGCACGCCGGGCTGGATCATGTTCGTCGCCTGCACGATCGTCGTGTTCATGGCCGGCGGCAAGATCATCGACGGGGTGGAACGCGAGGCAGCCAACTAAGTGGATGGGTCTTGATATGTTGTAACATGGCGCTAAGGGGGACTCACAAGGAGTCGCCCATGAAGACCATGTTGTTTGCCGCGGTCGCGCTTGCACCGCTTACCCTGCCCGCCGCCGCCCAGACCGCCGATCCTGCACGGCAGCCTGACCCGCATCGCTCCGACGAGGTCATCGTCACCGCGCCGATCCAGACCAGCGAGTCCGACGTCCTGCAGGGCACGTCGGTGCTGACCGGCGCGAACCTGACCCGCGAGCTTCGTCCGACGATCGGCGAAACCCTCGCGCGGTTGCCGGGCGTGTCGGCGACTTCGTTCGGCCCGAACGCCTCGCGGCCGATCCTGCGCGGTTTCCAGGGCGATCGTATCCGCGTCCTGACCGACGGCATCGGATCGATCGACGTATCGAATACCTCGGTCGACCACGCGGTGGTGATCGATCCGCTGCTCGCCGAACGTGTCGAGGTGCTGCGCGGGCCGGCGGCGTTGCTTTATGGCTCGTCGGCCGTCGGCGGCGTGGTGAACGTGGTCGATCGGCGCATCCCGCGTGCGCTGCCGGAGAACGGCTACCGCGTCGATGCGATCGGCACCTATGGCAGCGCGGCGAACGAGCGCTCGGTCGGCGGCGCGGCGGACGTGACCGCGGTCGGTCCGCTCGTCCTGCACGTCGACGGATCGTATCTGAAGGCGGACGACCTGCGTACCGGCGGCTTCATCCTGTCGCGCGCCGCGCGCCGCGCCTCGCTGGCGCTGGCTGGGTCACCCCAGGATGGCGCCGAGCCGATCGACTTCGCAGCGAACGCGGCGCTGAGCGGCAAGCTGCCCAACAGCGGCGCGGAGACATGGACCGCTGGTGCGGGTGCGTCGATCATCACCGACGGCGGGATGCTGGGCGTCTCGTACGGCCATTACGACAGCGTCTACGGCGTGCCGATCCGCTATGCGACCGCGCTTGGACAGGAGCAGGAAGCGCCGCGGCTCGACGTGGTGCAGAACCGCTATGACCTGCGCGCCGAGGTGACGCCACACGGCGCGTTCATCGATACGATCCGCATCCGCGCCGCGCATGCCAATTACCGGCATTTCGAGCTGGAGGAAGACGGTTCGATCGGCACGGCCTTCTACAACAAGGGGCTCGAGGGGCGGCTTGAGTTGGTGCAGGCGAAGCGCGGCGCGTGGCAGGGTGCCAGCGGCGTGCAATATTTCAGCCGCGCGTTCGACGTGGTCGGTGACGAGGCATTCCTGCCCCGCAACCAGACCGAGCAGACCGGACTCTTCACGCTTCAGCAATTCGAAGACGGTCGCTTCAAGGCCGAGGGCGGGCTGCGATACGAACAAACGCGCCTGACCGCCGATCCGGGCTTCCGCGAAGGGACCGAACGCTTCACGGGCGAGGATCGCAGCTTCGGGACCTGGTCGGGATCGCTCGGTGCGGCCTATACGCTCGCGGACGGCGTCCGGATCGGGCTGAACGGCTCGCGCACGGCGCGCGCACCGTCCGCCGAGGAACTGTTCGCCAACGGGCCGCACGCCGGCACGCAGGCGTACGAGCTTGGCAATCCCAACTTCCGCGCGGAGACGTCATGGGGACTGGAGGCGACGCTCCACGCCCACAACCAGATCTTCAGCCTCGACGCATCGGCCTATTACAATTGGTTCGACAATTACATCTATGAGTCGCAGGTCGCCGCGGCGGCATGCGTGACGGCGGCACAGGGCGAGGTCGAGTTGCCGTGCTTCCGCTACGATCAGGCGAAGGCACGCTATTATGGCTTCGAGGCGGATGCGTCGGCCCGGCTCGCGACGATCGGGACGCATGTCATCACCGCCGATCTGCTCGGTGATTATGTCCATGCCGAGGTTGTCGATCGTGGACCGGTGCCGCGCATCCCGCCGCTGCGTCTGCTTGGCGGGATCGAGGCGCGCAACGACACCAGCGGCGCGCGCGTCGAGGTGGAGCGTGCCTTCGCGCAGAACCGCACCGCGCCGTTCGAGACGCGCACCGATGGCTATACGATGGTCAACGCCTCGCTGTCGTTCCATCCGTGGGGCGGGAGCGACCGGCGCAGCATCCTGCTGGCGGCGAACAACATCTTCGACGTCGAGGCGCGTCGTGCCGCCAGCGTGCTCAAGGAC includes:
- a CDS encoding TonB-dependent receptor translates to MKTMLFAAVALAPLTLPAAAQTADPARQPDPHRSDEVIVTAPIQTSESDVLQGTSVLTGANLTRELRPTIGETLARLPGVSATSFGPNASRPILRGFQGDRIRVLTDGIGSIDVSNTSVDHAVVIDPLLAERVEVLRGPAALLYGSSAVGGVVNVVDRRIPRALPENGYRVDAIGTYGSAANERSVGGAADVTAVGPLVLHVDGSYLKADDLRTGGFILSRAARRASLALAGSPQDGAEPIDFAANAALSGKLPNSGAETWTAGAGASIITDGGMLGVSYGHYDSVYGVPIRYATALGQEQEAPRLDVVQNRYDLRAEVTPHGAFIDTIRIRAAHANYRHFELEEDGSIGTAFYNKGLEGRLELVQAKRGAWQGASGVQYFSRAFDVVGDEAFLPRNQTEQTGLFTLQQFEDGRFKAEGGLRYEQTRLTADPGFREGTERFTGEDRSFGTWSGSLGAAYTLADGVRIGLNGSRTARAPSAEELFANGPHAGTQAYELGNPNFRAETSWGLEATLHAHNQIFSLDASAYYNWFDNYIYESQVAAAACVTAAQGEVELPCFRYDQAKARYYGFEADASARLATIGTHVITADLLGDYVHAEVVDRGPVPRIPPLRLLGGIEARNDTSGARVEVERAFAQNRTAPFETRTDGYTMVNASLSFHPWGGSDRRSILLAANNIFDVEARRAASVLKDFAPLGGRDVRVTFRVGI